A single genomic interval of Spinacia oleracea cultivar Varoflay chromosome 6, BTI_SOV_V1, whole genome shotgun sequence harbors:
- the LOC110803975 gene encoding uncharacterized protein: protein MAVPLFNLAPNLTVSRLCFGTMTFGEQNTLQESFCLLDKAFDSGINFFDSAEMYPVPQRAETHGRSEQYLGRWIKDRKIPRDRLILATKVAGPSGQMTWIRGGPECLDAKNIEEAIDNSLLRLQTDYIDLYQIHWPDRYVPMFGEIEYDPRRQYFSTPIEEQLHALTKAVDAGKVRYIGLSNETPYGVMKFLQVAGIIDGCSKIISLQNSYSLLCRTFDSALAECCHHERIFLLAYSPLAMGILSGKYFGGDGGPADARMNLFRGRYSEGESRYSLSSGATRTATREYLQIAEKYGLHPVSLAIGFVLKHPLVASAVFGATKIWQLQEIVNACHIELTAEVIAEINDVHSRFPNPCP from the exons ATGGCAGTTCCCCTCTTCAATCTCGCACCCAATCTCACAGTATCCAGGCTATGCTTCG GAACGATGACTTTCGGTGAACAAAATACGCTTCAGGAATCCTTTTGCCTTCTTGATAAAGCCTTTGATTCTGGCATCAACTTCTTCGATTCTGCCGAAAT GTATCCGGTGCCGCAGCGTGCGGAGACCCATGGAAGGAGTGAACAATACTTGGGCCGATGGATTAAAGACCGAAAAATTCCGAGGGATCGTCTTATTTTGGCTACTAAG GTTGCTGGGCCTTCTGGCCAGATGACTTGGATTCGAGGAGGGCCGGAGTGTTTGGATGCTAAGAATATAGAAGAAGCCATAGATAACAG CCTATTACGCCTGCAAACAGATTATATTGATCTCTATCAAATTCACTGGCCTGACCG GTATGTTCCCATGTTCGGAGAAATTGAATATGATCCCAGAAGACAATACTTTTCTACCCCTATCGAGGAGCAGCTTCATGCACTCACCAAAGCTGTTGATGCTGGCAAG GTCAGATATATTGGGCTCAGTAATGAAACACCATATGGTGTGATGAAGTTCCTACAAGTTGCGGGCATAATTGATGGCTGTTCAAAAATTATCTCCTTGCAG AATTCATACAGCTTGCTCTGCCGCACCTTTGATTCTGCATTGGCCGAGTGCTGTCATCATGAGAG AATCTTCTTGTTAGCCTACAGTCCTTTAGCTATGGGCATACTGTCCGGTAAATACTTTGGAGGCGATGGAGGTCCTGCAGATGCTCGAATGAATCTTTTCAGAG GAAGATATTCTGAAGGGGAATCCAGGTATAGCTTGTCCAGTGGTGCTACAAGGACAGCCACGAGG GAATACCTTCAAATTGCAGAGAAGTATGGCCTTCATCCAGTTTCTTTGGCAATTG GTTTTGTTTTGAAGCACCCACTTGTTGCAAGTGCTGTTTTTGGAGCAACCAAGATATGGCAGCTCCAGGAGATTGTCAATGCATGTCACATTGAACTAACAGCTGAAGTTATTGCTGAGATAAACGACGTTCATTCAAGATTTCCAAATCCATGCCCCTAG